A portion of the Candidatus Pristimantibacillus lignocellulolyticus genome contains these proteins:
- a CDS encoding MFS transporter — protein sequence MNTAHTGLKVTGWLLLIGIILIAMNLRAPITSVGPLISIIREDLNISNTLAGLITTLPLIAFASLSPLAPKMARKYGMANVLFGALVLLVIGIGLRSAWNIGSMLVGTLILGLAISICNVLMPSLIKEKYPLRIGVMIGIYSVAMNLSGAIASGISVPLANQSGLSWRGALGLWGILALIAVLFWIPQIGRPSLKVKTAKTSEQRTSLWKSPLAWYVTLFMGLQSMLFYVIVSWLPDILKTQGISSDDAGWTLSIMQLALLPVTFIVPIIAGRMKNQITLTVITALSFSVGIGGLLSGNDLVLLWAICIGIGSGCAFSIAMTLFGLRTTNAHDAAELSGMAQSVGYLLAAIGPILFGALHDLTNGWNVPLIVLLVVTMLLLIIGVAAGRNRLIGDEN from the coding sequence ATGAATACAGCACATACGGGCTTAAAGGTTACAGGGTGGTTACTACTTATAGGTATTATACTAATTGCAATGAATCTACGTGCTCCGATAACTTCGGTAGGCCCTTTAATATCAATTATTCGAGAAGACTTGAATATTTCGAATACATTAGCTGGCTTAATTACTACGCTCCCATTAATTGCGTTTGCTTCGTTATCTCCGTTAGCACCGAAGATGGCTCGCAAATATGGAATGGCTAACGTTTTGTTTGGAGCGTTAGTATTGTTAGTTATAGGTATTGGTTTACGCTCAGCGTGGAATATTGGTTCAATGTTAGTAGGTACTTTGATCTTGGGGCTTGCAATATCTATATGTAATGTATTAATGCCGAGTTTAATTAAAGAAAAATATCCTTTAAGGATCGGCGTAATGATCGGTATATATTCCGTGGCAATGAATCTAAGTGGAGCTATTGCCTCAGGTATTAGTGTGCCACTGGCAAATCAGTCTGGATTAAGCTGGAGGGGAGCATTGGGACTTTGGGGAATATTAGCATTGATTGCTGTGCTCTTCTGGATTCCGCAAATCGGGCGCCCTTCACTTAAGGTGAAAACAGCGAAAACTAGTGAACAGCGAACGAGTTTGTGGAAGTCTCCATTAGCTTGGTATGTGACTCTATTTATGGGATTACAATCGATGTTGTTCTACGTTATCGTTTCTTGGCTACCAGATATACTCAAAACACAGGGGATAAGTTCGGATGATGCAGGATGGACACTTTCTATAATGCAATTAGCATTACTACCTGTAACTTTTATCGTCCCTATAATAGCTGGGCGTATGAAAAATCAAATCACACTTACCGTAATTACCGCATTGTCTTTCTCTGTAGGAATTGGAGGTCTATTATCTGGAAATGATCTTGTTCTACTATGGGCCATTTGTATCGGAATTGGTTCAGGATGTGCCTTCAGTATTGCGATGACCTTATTTGGACTAAGAACGACTAATGCACATGATGCAGCTGAATTATCAGGTATGGCTCAATCGGTAGGATATCTGTTAGCGGCGATAGGGCCAATATTATTTGGAGCTTTACATGATTTGACGAATGGATGGAATGTACCACTAATAGTGCTACTAGTTGTAACGATGTTACTTCTTATTATTGGTGTTGCTGCAGGCCGCAATCGATTGATTGGAGATGAAAACTGA
- a CDS encoding formylglycine-generating enzyme family protein produces the protein MDSSNYPMVNIPSGKIVLRDDRTKSIWTSDIKPFLLAPYAVTIELYNTITGRSPIELDKAQHPMVNISWNDAIAFCNLMSQGAGLKECYSISNDGETIICDWQSNGYRLPSEAEWQYACKAETTGYRYGELDRIAWYKDNSGDHIHEVGTKEPNIWGLYDMLGNAWEWCWDVYDENVYGTYRIFRGGSWAEEARGCGATCRRRSHPTFHIDDLGFRLARSNYVTE, from the coding sequence ATGGATAGCTCTAATTATCCCATGGTGAATATTCCGAGTGGAAAAATCGTATTAAGAGACGATAGAACAAAGAGCATATGGACATCAGACATTAAACCATTTTTACTTGCCCCGTATGCTGTTACGATAGAATTATACAATACTATTACTGGAAGATCGCCTATTGAACTAGACAAAGCCCAACATCCAATGGTTAATATTTCATGGAATGATGCCATTGCTTTTTGTAATCTAATGTCACAGGGCGCTGGACTGAAAGAATGCTATTCCATTAGTAATGATGGTGAAACTATTATATGTGATTGGCAATCTAACGGCTATCGCCTACCTTCAGAAGCAGAATGGCAATATGCTTGCAAAGCAGAAACTACAGGATATAGATACGGAGAGCTTGATCGTATTGCGTGGTATAAGGATAATTCAGGAGACCATATCCATGAAGTAGGGACTAAGGAGCCGAATATATGGGGACTGTACGATATGCTAGGCAACGCATGGGAATGGTGCTGGGATGTATATGATGAAAACGTATATGGCACATATCGAATTTTCCGAGGTGGTAGCTGGGCAGAAGAAGCCAGAGGTTGCGGGGCTACATGCCGTCGTCGCAGCCACCCCACTTTTCACATCGATGACCTTGGATTCCGTCTTGCTCGTTCTAATTATGTAACGGAGTAA
- a CDS encoding SDR family NAD(P)-dependent oxidoreductase encodes MKLTGNTILITGGASGIGLALTEKFIQYGNHIIVVGRDEQKLNQLKVQHPSITTYICNVGNEDELDQLIKQLYDNHPELNILINNAGIQFNYSFIDGNDTSHQVNEEIAINLNAPVLLVSKLLPLLARQRESAIVNITSGLGLVPKKSAPVYCATKAALHMFTKALRYQLENTNIKVFEIIPPVVDTNMTKGRGNNKISPDDLSTQFFIFFKRNRLEVPIGKVKLLIIINRLFPSIAERILKNS; translated from the coding sequence TTGAAGCTTACAGGTAATACCATATTAATAACTGGTGGCGCCTCTGGCATTGGGCTAGCGTTAACAGAAAAGTTTATTCAGTATGGTAATCATATTATCGTGGTCGGCAGAGATGAACAAAAATTGAACCAGTTAAAAGTACAGCATCCGAGCATCACAACGTATATTTGTAATGTAGGAAATGAAGACGAATTGGATCAACTCATCAAGCAGTTATATGACAATCATCCTGAACTCAATATACTCATTAATAATGCAGGTATACAATTTAACTATTCATTTATCGATGGAAATGATACTTCTCATCAAGTTAATGAGGAAATTGCTATAAATTTGAACGCACCAGTTCTGCTAGTGTCGAAACTACTTCCATTACTTGCTCGTCAGCGAGAATCCGCGATCGTTAACATTACCTCAGGATTAGGTCTAGTTCCGAAAAAATCCGCCCCTGTATACTGCGCAACTAAAGCTGCATTGCATATGTTCACGAAAGCTCTTCGCTACCAACTAGAAAATACGAATATAAAAGTATTTGAGATTATTCCGCCTGTAGTCGATACCAATATGACAAAAGGCAGAGGAAATAATAAAATTTCACCAGATGATCTGTCGACGCAATTTTTTATATTCTTCAAAAGGAATCGATTAGAAGTTCCAATTGGTAAAGTTAAATTACTAATTATTATTAATCGCTTGTTTCCTTCCATTGCAGAGCGAATATTGAAAAATAGTTAG
- a CDS encoding Crp/Fnr family transcriptional regulator: MEPMWDAIFQQLKKISPLPDEELLAFKELSVHSTITKNNHFIRAGEFSDSIGFCVSGLFRFYYTTPDGDEFNKSFCSNNDFIASYSSLLLNIPSYFSIQALMNSEIITIRYKDLQSLYIRHACWERLGRKLIEQLYIKKETRERELLLLSAEARYLLFLEEYGQMKKIIPQYHIASYLGITPVALSRIRRKLT; the protein is encoded by the coding sequence ATGGAACCTATGTGGGATGCAATATTTCAACAGTTGAAAAAAATCTCACCACTCCCTGACGAGGAATTACTAGCTTTCAAAGAATTGTCTGTTCATTCAACTATCACTAAAAACAATCATTTTATTAGAGCAGGTGAATTTTCAGACTCCATCGGTTTTTGCGTAAGCGGATTGTTTCGATTTTACTATACGACACCTGATGGAGATGAATTCAATAAAAGCTTTTGCTCCAACAATGATTTCATTGCTTCGTACAGCTCTTTATTATTGAATATCCCTTCTTATTTCTCCATTCAAGCTTTGATGAATAGTGAGATAATAACGATCCGTTATAAAGACCTTCAGTCATTGTATATAAGGCATGCTTGTTGGGAAAGACTAGGGCGGAAATTAATTGAACAGTTATACATCAAGAAAGAAACACGGGAGCGTGAACTGTTGCTGCTTTCTGCTGAAGCAAGATATTTGCTGTTTCTCGAAGAATACGGACAAATGAAAAAAATCATCCCACAATACCATATTGCTTCTTACCTAGGAATTACCCCTGTCGCATTAAGCAGAATTCGCAGAAAATTAACCTAG
- a CDS encoding SMP-30/gluconolactonase/LRE family protein, with protein MSTSMNVSLVSNKKASLGEGPVWNRATAQLYWIDILEHNLHIHHPKHPQDDEVIAIPPYISSVIPRQSGNIVLTLKDGFYSYDVTTKELTLLAEVEASLIDNRFNDGKCDPKGRYLAGTMSMSNQLAKGSLYSLDPEYHVTTLLTDVSISNGLAWSAEGDTMYFIDTPTSNVVAFDYDLETGHITNQRVVVQIPEHLGFPDGMTIDAEGMLWVAHWGGWCVSRWNPMNGQMIQTVSVPASQVTSCTFGGTELDTLYITTARVGLSEEELLKQPDAGGLFSIKLGIKGTPANTFAG; from the coding sequence ATGAGTACTTCGATGAATGTGTCACTAGTAAGTAATAAAAAAGCTTCTCTAGGTGAAGGGCCTGTATGGAACAGGGCAACAGCTCAACTTTATTGGATTGATATATTAGAACATAACTTGCATATTCATCATCCTAAGCATCCACAGGATGATGAAGTCATAGCTATTCCGCCGTATATCAGTTCTGTTATCCCAAGACAATCAGGCAATATCGTATTAACGCTAAAGGATGGTTTCTATAGCTATGATGTAACAACTAAGGAGTTAACACTTCTTGCAGAAGTTGAGGCCTCATTAATAGATAATCGTTTCAATGATGGTAAATGTGATCCAAAAGGTCGGTATCTAGCAGGAACGATGTCCATGTCTAACCAATTAGCAAAAGGATCACTATATAGTTTGGATCCTGAATATCATGTTACGACGTTACTAACAGATGTAAGTATATCCAATGGACTAGCTTGGTCTGCTGAAGGCGATACGATGTACTTTATTGATACACCAACTAGCAATGTAGTTGCTTTTGATTATGATCTAGAAACAGGACATATAACTAATCAACGAGTTGTCGTTCAAATTCCTGAGCATCTCGGTTTTCCTGATGGGATGACAATCGATGCAGAAGGAATGTTATGGGTAGCACATTGGGGAGGCTGGTGTGTGTCAAGATGGAATCCTATGAATGGTCAGATGATCCAAACAGTTTCTGTTCCGGCTTCCCAAGTCACTTCTTGTACATTTGGCGGAACTGAACTAGACACATTATATATTACTACTGCTCGTGTTGGTCTTAGTGAAGAAGAACTTTTGAAACAGCCTGACGCTGGCGGTCTTTTCAGTATAAAGCTCGGTATTAAAGGTACACCAGCCAATACATTTGCAGGATAA